A single Leptolyngbya subtilissima AS-A7 DNA region contains:
- a CDS encoding sensor histidine kinase has product MQQFLPLSPLLSEQQVPSGPRPEAAHWQPGAGASAPQAHIQAEQEWLSGLTALIRLLLEFPPNSAEPEVGGLMPLMGGVLSGPFPVLPDRLNGQRLNHWLLVPEQLEQILAVTRPLLPGQGKGVTAAPACDLQMVPLTSSDPLVGERFCLLLTQHLSLLLVLGYDAHGLPQFQFSFAPEVVEQGWQRLRDRVVATRPPLVQALDCLIEQFPPVEPDYRLVTRYSHLLMAQLRHLPYGAAESEVHGSAVTMPALALPARPTVAAFQTDSPSHFEPVLGSAAEANPEPAAENSPDTELLKAMAHEIRTPLTTIRTLTRSLLKRKDISDEVGKRLRLIDRECTQQIDRFSLIFRAVELETDRTARPRSPLSAISLNQLFDDAIPRWQQQASRRNLSLTVNVPPCLPMVNSDPAMLTQVLTGLIDRFTHSLPPYSHIELAVTLAGHQLKLQFQSLPPTGSDDQPKHDPFSSPFKALGQLLMFQPETGGLSLNLNATKNLFQALGGKLIVRQRPQAGEVLTVFLPLETKTL; this is encoded by the coding sequence GTGCAGCAGTTTCTACCCCTTAGTCCATTGCTCAGTGAGCAGCAGGTTCCCTCTGGCCCTCGGCCAGAGGCGGCCCATTGGCAGCCTGGAGCTGGTGCTAGCGCACCCCAGGCCCATATTCAGGCTGAGCAGGAGTGGCTAAGTGGCCTTACAGCCCTGATCCGACTGCTACTCGAGTTTCCTCCCAACTCTGCTGAGCCAGAGGTGGGGGGGCTGATGCCGCTGATGGGAGGTGTGCTGTCGGGGCCATTCCCGGTGCTGCCCGATCGCCTCAATGGGCAGCGGTTGAATCACTGGCTTTTGGTACCCGAACAACTGGAGCAAATTCTGGCCGTAACCCGCCCGCTGCTGCCAGGCCAAGGCAAGGGAGTGACAGCCGCTCCCGCCTGTGATCTACAGATGGTGCCCCTAACCAGCAGTGATCCGCTGGTGGGAGAACGGTTTTGTCTGCTGCTGACCCAGCACCTCAGCCTGCTGCTGGTGTTGGGCTACGATGCCCACGGCCTGCCCCAGTTTCAGTTTTCCTTTGCTCCTGAGGTGGTGGAGCAGGGCTGGCAACGCTTGCGCGATCGCGTTGTGGCCACCCGTCCCCCTCTGGTGCAGGCCCTCGATTGCCTGATCGAACAGTTCCCTCCCGTCGAGCCCGACTATCGTTTGGTGACTCGCTACAGCCATTTGCTGATGGCACAACTGCGCCATCTGCCCTATGGGGCAGCAGAGAGTGAGGTCCATGGATCGGCTGTGACTATGCCGGCCTTGGCGCTGCCTGCTCGTCCTACCGTGGCAGCCTTTCAGACTGACTCGCCCTCTCATTTTGAACCTGTACTCGGCAGTGCTGCTGAGGCAAACCCTGAGCCCGCTGCGGAGAATAGCCCCGACACCGAGCTGCTCAAGGCAATGGCCCACGAGATTCGTACGCCTTTGACAACTATTCGCACGCTAACGCGATCGCTGCTCAAGCGCAAAGATATCAGCGATGAAGTGGGTAAGCGTCTGCGGCTGATCGATCGCGAATGCACCCAGCAAATCGATCGCTTTAGCCTGATTTTTCGGGCCGTAGAGCTAGAGACTGACCGGACGGCCAGGCCGCGATCGCCCCTGTCGGCAATTTCCCTCAACCAGTTGTTTGACGATGCCATTCCTCGCTGGCAGCAGCAGGCCAGTCGCCGCAACCTCAGCCTGACGGTGAATGTACCCCCCTGTCTGCCCATGGTAAATAGCGATCCAGCCATGTTGACCCAGGTGCTGACTGGGCTGATCGATCGCTTTACCCACAGCTTGCCCCCTTACAGCCACATTGAGCTGGCGGTCACCCTGGCTGGGCACCAGCTCAAGCTACAGTTTCAGTCGCTGCCTCCCACAGGCAGTGATGACCAGCCCAAGCATGATCCCTTCTCATCGCCATTTAAGGCCCTGGGGCAGCTGCTGATGTTTCAGCCTGAAACCGGCGGCCTCAGCCTTAACCTCAACGCTACCAAGAATTTGTTTCAAGCTTTGGGCGGCAAACTCATCGTGCGGCAGCGTCCTCAGGCTGGCGAAGTGCTGACGGTATTCTTGCCCTTGGAGACTAAAACACTGTAG
- a CDS encoding aspartate/glutamate racemase family protein has protein sequence MTAPLLSQNQQVAVPGILGGLGPMAHVQFEQRLIQRNVSRGATGDQDHPVWILVNGTTIPNRTASLQGVGPDCVPELVRYAQLLERGGANFLIVTCNTAHGVYDQVQAQIDIPWIHLMACTTSYIRQAYPKMQRIGVLATDGTVQCGLYDRSLSQVGLTPMGFEQQSPWQDLVMQSIYHPKWGIKTTGTQVSTKALTVLEQATSWLKTQGAEVVIAGCTELSVAFAQMPSLPLPWVDPLEVVADITLDLAWGVRSLPLWQAA, from the coding sequence ATGACTGCGCCGCTACTCTCCCAGAATCAACAAGTCGCTGTTCCAGGGATCTTAGGCGGCCTTGGCCCCATGGCCCATGTGCAGTTTGAGCAGCGGCTAATTCAGCGAAATGTGAGCCGGGGTGCCACTGGAGATCAAGACCATCCCGTGTGGATATTGGTCAATGGCACCACGATTCCTAACCGCACGGCAAGCTTGCAGGGCGTTGGGCCAGACTGCGTGCCGGAGCTGGTGCGCTATGCCCAACTGCTAGAGCGAGGCGGGGCTAACTTTTTAATCGTCACCTGTAATACGGCCCATGGTGTCTACGACCAGGTACAGGCCCAGATCGACATTCCCTGGATTCACCTAATGGCCTGCACCACAAGTTACATTCGCCAGGCGTATCCCAAAATGCAGCGGATTGGAGTGCTGGCTACTGACGGCACGGTTCAGTGTGGTTTATACGACCGCAGCTTGAGTCAGGTGGGGCTCACCCCTATGGGCTTTGAGCAGCAGTCTCCTTGGCAAGATTTAGTGATGCAGTCGATCTACCACCCCAAATGGGGAATAAAGACCACAGGGACTCAGGTATCTACCAAAGCATTGACCGTATTAGAGCAGGCGACGAGCTGGCTTAAAACCCAAGGGGCCGAGGTAGTAATAGCGGGTTGTACAGAATTGTCTGTGGCTTTCGCCCAAATGCCATCGCTGCCATTGCCCTGGGTGGATCCTTTAGAGGTGGTGGCCGATATCACGCTGGATCTGGCTTGGGGCGTTCGGTCTCTGCCGCTCTGGCAAGCTGCCTAG